Proteins from a genomic interval of Quercus robur chromosome 9, dhQueRobu3.1, whole genome shotgun sequence:
- the LOC126699452 gene encoding ATP-citrate synthase beta chain protein 1-like has protein sequence MATGQLFSRTTQALFYNYKQLPIQRMLDFDFLCGRETPSVAGIINPGGDGFQKLFFGQEEIAIPVHSAIDTACAAHPTADVFINFASFRSAAASSMAALKQPTIRVVAIIAEGVPESDTKQLIAYALANNKVVIGPATVGGIQAGAFKIGDTAGTIDNIIQSKLYRPGSVGFVSKSGGMSNELYSTIARVTDGIYEGISIGGDVFPGSTLSDHVLRFNIIPQIKMIVVLGELGGQDEYSLVEALKQGKVTKPVVAWVSGTCARLFKSEVQFGHAGAKSGGDMESAQGKNQALREAGAVVPTSYEALEAAIKETFEKLVEGGNITAVQEVTPPQIPEDLNTAIKSGKVRAPTHIISTISDDRGEETCYAGVPMSSIVEQGYGIGDVISLLWFKRSLPRYCTKFIEICIMLCADHGPCVSGAHNTIVTARAGKDLVSSLVSGLLTIGPRFGGAIDDAARYFKDAYDRNLTPYEFVESMKKKGIRVPGIGHRIKRDDNRDKRVELLQLFARTNFPSVKYMEYAVQVETFTLSKANNLVLNVDGAIGSLFLDLLVGSGMFTKQEIDEIVEIGYLNGLFVLARSIGLIGHTFDQKRLKQPLYRHPWEDVLYTK, from the exons ATGGCCACCGGACAGCTATTCTCCCGCACCACACAAGCTTTATTTTACAATTACAAGCAACTTCCGATTCAGCGGATGCTTGATTTTGACTTCCTTTGCG GGAGGGAAACACCATCAGTTGCTGGAATCATTAACCCTGGTGGCGATGGATTtcagaaacttttttttggtcaaGAGGAAATTGCTATCCCTGTGCACTCAGC CATTGACACAGCTTGTGCTGCACATCCCACTGCTGATGTCTTTATCAACTTTGCATCATTTAGAAG TGCCGCTGCTTCATCTATGGCTGCTCTGAAGCAACCAACCATTCGAGTTGTGGCTATCATTGCTGAAGGTGTTCCTGAGTCAGACACTAAGCAATTGATTGCATATGCACTGGCAAACAATAAG GTTGTTATTGGCCCAGCAACTGTTGGAGGAATTCAAGCCGGAGCTTTTAAGATAGGCGACACTGCTGGCACCATTGATAATATAATTCAAAGCAAGCTGTACAGGCCTGGATCCGTTGGTTTTGTCTCCAAATCT GGTGGGATGTCTAATGAATTATACAGTACTATTGCCCGTGTTACTGATGGAATTTATGAAG GTATTTCAATTGGAGGAGATGTGTTCCCAGGCTCCACTCTATCTGATCATGTTTTGCGGTTTAACATCATCCCACAG ATTAAAATGATAGTTGTACTTGGGGAGCTTGGTGGGCAAGATGAATATTCCTTAGTTGAAGCCCTGAAGCAGGGAAAAGTAACTAAACCAGTGGTTGCTTGGGTTAGTGGAACTTGTGCACGACTCTTCAAATCTGAAGTACAATTTGGTCATGCT GGTGCTAAAAGTGGTGGTGACATGGAGTCTGCACAAGGCAAAAATCAAGCACTAAGAGAAGCTGGAGCTGTTGTTCCCACGTCATATGAAGCTTTAGAAGCTGCGATTAAGGAAACTTTTGAGAAACTG GTTGAAGGAGGGAATATTACAGCAGTACAGGAAGTTACACCTCCACAAATCCCTGAGGATCTTAACACAGCCATTAAGAGTGGGAAAGTTCGTGCTCCAACTCATATTATTTCCACAATATCTGATGACAGGG gtGAGGAGACATGCTATGCTGGTGTACCCATGTCTTCCATTGTTGAACAAGGTTATGGTATTGGTGATGTTATCTCTCTTTTGTGGTTCAAACGCAGCCTTCCCCGTTACTGCACAAAATTTATTGAG ATATGTATCATGTTATGTGCCGACCATGGTCCTTGTGTCTCTGGTGCTCACAACACTATAGTAACAGCAAGAGCTGGAAAGGACCTTGTTTCGAGCCTAGTCTCAG GTTTGCTTACAATTGGTCCCCGATTTGGTGGTGCCATTGATGATGCTGCTCGATACTTCAAGGATGCTTATGACAGG AATTTGACACCTTATGAGTTCGTTGAAAGCATGAAAAAGAAGGGCATTCGTGTACCAGGAATTGGGCATAG GATTAAGAGAGATGACAACAGAGATAAGAGAGTAGAGCTGCTACAACTGTTTGCACGAACAAATTTTCCTTCTGTGAAGTACATGGAATATGCTGTGCAAGTTGAAACCTTCACTCTCTCCAAGGCAAACAACCTGGTGCTCAATGTAGACGGTGCAATTGGGTCCCTTTTCTTGGATCTCCTTGTAGGCAGTGGAATGTTCACCAAGCAAGAGATTGATGAGATTGTCGAGATTGGCTATCTGAATGGACTCTTCGTGCTGGCACGCTCCATTGGTCTGATTGG GCACACCTTTGACCAGAAGAGATTGAAACAGCCGCTATACCGCCACCCATGGGAGGATGTTCTCTACACCAAGTGA